The stretch of DNA ACCGCATCGACTACACCCTCAAGCCCGAATTTGGCTCCCGCCGCTACACAACCCAGCCGGTGGGCTCGACCGATGAAGTTATGAGTCAGCTTAAGCGTCAGGGGGTGCGGGTTACTCTGGCCCCCGAACCGCTCCCCCCAGCGGGCATCGCCGGGTTAATCATCTCCTCAGGGATGCTAGTGGGGGCGCTGGCCCTGGCGGCAAAGTTTAGCCGTGCGGGTGGGGTGGGCACCACCGTGGGCATGGGCAAAAGCAAGGCCCGCAGCTACGGCAAGAGCAAAACTGGCGTCACCTTTGCCGATGTGGCCGGGGTGGACGAGGCCAAGCAGGAGCTGCAAGAGGTCGTGGACTTTTTGGCCAACGGCGACAGGTACCGCCAGCTGGGGGCCAAAATTCCCAAGGGGGTGCTGCTGGTGGGGCCTCCTGGCACGGGTAAGACCCTGCTGGCGAAGGCGATCGCTGGCGAAGCGGGCGTCCCATTCTTGAGCATGGCCGGGTCGGAGTTTGTGGAGATGTTTGTGGGCGTCGGGGCCTCGCGGGTGCGCGACCTGTTTGCGAAAGCCAAGCGTCAGGCTCCCTGTATTGTGTTTATTGATGAGCTAGACGCCGTGGGCAAGACCCGCGGCGGCAACCCCAACGGCGGCAACGACGAGCGGGAGCAAACCCTGAACCAGTTGCTGACCGAAATGGACGGCTTTGACGGCAATGACGGCGTGATTGTGATTGCCGCCACCAACCGGCCTGAAACCCTGGACCCGGCCCTGCGCCGCCCCGGCCGCTTCGATCGCCAGGTGCTGGTCGATCGCCCCGACAGGAGCGGCAGGCTGGAGATTTTGCAGGTGCACGGTCGCGGCGTGGCGCTGGGGGAGGACGTCAACCTGGCGGACATTGCGGCCCAAACCGCTGGCTTTGCCGGGGCCGACCTGGCCAACCTGGTCAACGAAGCGGCGCTGATGGCGGCCCGCAACCACCGCAAGGCGGTGCTGATGGCCGACTTTGGCGAAGCCATTGAGCGGGTGATTGCCGGACTGGAGAAGCGCTCTCGAGTGCTGACGGCGACCGAACGGCAGACGGTGGCCTACCACGAAGTGGGCCATGCCCTGGTGGGGGCGCTGATGCCCGGCGGCAACCGGGTGACCAAAATTTCGATTGTGCCGCGCGGACTGGGGGCGCTGGGCTACACCCTGCAAATGCCGGAGAATGACCGCTACCTGATGCTTGAAGACGAACTGCGGGGGCAGCTGGCCACGCTGCTGGCCGGGCGCGCCGCTGAGGAAATTGTCTTTGGCAAGGTTTCGACCGGGGCCAGCGACGACATCCAGAAAGCGACCGACCTGGCCGAGAAGGCAGTGACCGAGTACGGCATGAGCGCCAGCCTGGGGCCAGTGGCCTTTGCCAAAGCTAATGCTCAGTTTTTGGATGGGGGCAGCGACAGGCGGGTGACCAGCCCCGAAGTGGCGACCGAAATCGATCGCCAGGTGAAGCAGTTGCTGGATGGGGCTCGCTCGATGGCGATCGACATTCT from Leptolyngbya sp. KIOST-1 encodes:
- the ftsH gene encoding ATP-dependent zinc metalloprotease FtsH is translated as MKTETPVQSTYSTFLEQVKTAQVQRVTMGRDRIDYTLKPEFGSRRYTTQPVGSTDEVMSQLKRQGVRVTLAPEPLPPAGIAGLIISSGMLVGALALAAKFSRAGGVGTTVGMGKSKARSYGKSKTGVTFADVAGVDEAKQELQEVVDFLANGDRYRQLGAKIPKGVLLVGPPGTGKTLLAKAIAGEAGVPFLSMAGSEFVEMFVGVGASRVRDLFAKAKRQAPCIVFIDELDAVGKTRGGNPNGGNDEREQTLNQLLTEMDGFDGNDGVIVIAATNRPETLDPALRRPGRFDRQVLVDRPDRSGRLEILQVHGRGVALGEDVNLADIAAQTAGFAGADLANLVNEAALMAARNHRKAVLMADFGEAIERVIAGLEKRSRVLTATERQTVAYHEVGHALVGALMPGGNRVTKISIVPRGLGALGYTLQMPENDRYLMLEDELRGQLATLLAGRAAEEIVFGKVSTGASDDIQKATDLAEKAVTEYGMSASLGPVAFAKANAQFLDGGSDRRVTSPEVATEIDRQVKQLLDGARSMAIDILRLNQGLLESATQTLLETEVLDGDQLRVVLAQAQAPAGMERWLAEGYSVV